TTTATGGCTAACTTTGCCATCATgctaaaaaatacaattaatgccctggctggtttggctcactggatagagcgttggcctggggattgaagggtcccaggttcgattcctgtcaagggcatgtaccttggttgtgggcacatccccagtagggggtgtgcaggaggcagatgatcgatgcttctctctcagcgatgtttctaactatccctctcccttcctctctgtaaaaaatcaataaaatatatttaaaaaataaaaaaataaaaaatataattaatactaAAAATtgactcaataaataaataaaaatggactcAAAATATGCCAAAAAAGCCATATATGGCAAAATAGACaacattttgagttattttaagaatgtttttctaaacattgaaaaaaattttaaccaGGTTTAGTACTGTACTTGAATGTTTTATCACTATATTTTCCTCTGAAACTTTTACAATGACGTTTCTAAGATATATTTCTCTAATCTTTGTAAGGTTAAGAGAGCAGTTATTATTTATACCTcttttgcaaatgaagaaactgaggctctgagagttGAAGTTACTTTGCATCCACAAGAAGGCTGCTCAGCAAAGAAGGGCAGGGCCAAAATTGGCACCCAGACCATAACCTGTGCTGTCTTCCTTTCGTTTACCACAGGTGAAAGGAAAAGACAGCACACAAGTAGTCACATAATTATCCCCTTAAAAATCCATGGCAGCTGATAACATCTCAGGATTATTAAATCAGTTGGAAATATCTTCACTTTGGAAATTACAAATTCTACTTGGGTTATTTGGCGAGATAAAAGATGTTGAGACATGAGTAGCTGCGTTCTTCATGCATATTGAAGGCCTTTGGGTTGTAAGCTGTGATGTGGACCCAGAGCAGTGGCATTTGATGTAGGGCACCTAGGTAGatgctttctctttccctcccacacTGCTCCTCATCCTCTCCTCAGCTGTGGACCAACAGCATGGCTGTTGCAGGGGAAAGCGATAAATGTTCTGGAAGGCAGGGGCCCCTACTCAGAAAGTAGGGAGCTGGAGCACCATTGCTCTGACTTCAAGAAGGAAGAGAACATTCACTAAACTGTAGTGTCTGCTGGCCCAAAGTCAGATATCCGCCTTAGCTCTACCTCTGGGGCTAGCTCTTAAAGGGAACCATTTGTTTGAATTCATTTCTTCTAAAGGGCACATCCTAAAAGGTCTGAGTGGATTTGTGTATGTGCTGCTATCCAGTTGAGAGTACAGTGTTCTTTGTGACATGAACAGCAAGTTAAGTTTGTGCAAAGAAGAAAGATTACAGAACAGTCCAGAGAAGAAGAGGATAGGAATTCCAACTTAATCTGAGCCATGGAGCCCCCGTGGCTTCACTTCTGCTAGCCCTACCTGGCCTTACCATGACTTTCAGTCAATATTTTATGATGTTATGGGCTCTACAGGGCCCTGTAGAGCTCTTTCCCACAAGGGAGTCCTAGGAGTTGGACTCCAGGGGATTTGGGCTCCAGTTCAGATTACCTCAAGGAATGATCATTGTAGATATGTagataacacacacacaatcagCCCAGGAAATAAATTCCATACATGAACCACTTACATTTGAAAGGTCCCTGTTGTTGAAGGCAAGACTATTTAATCTACAGTTAAAGAATTTCGGAAGAGTTTTGCTAATTATTGAATAAGTGTATGGAAGCAAACAATGTTCTTGCTCTAAAGTTTTTGTATAAAATACCTTAACACTCCCCAAAAATCAAGGTTCTGGTTTGTGGTGGGGGCTGTATGGACACTTGGAAGAGATATTGTAGAGGGAATCTGGGCATGGGACAGGAGATTGGGCTGGAGAATTCACTAATTCAAGCCTGAGATTCTATGAAAACTAGAGGTGCCAATCCTTTCTTAAGCAAATTGTACTCTTTAAAGtacaaaattatagagatggagaacAAATTAATGGTTACCAGAGTTCATGGATGGTTGGGGTGGGTGTGATTATAAAGAGGTACACCAGGGTGATTTTTGTGATGATGGAATAGTTtcgtatcttgattgtggtgatggttccACAAATCTATACATGTAATAAAATAGCTATTCACACACATTGTACCTATGTCAATTTTCTGGTCTTTATATGGTACTTTATTTACATACGATGTAATCATTGGGGAAGACTGGGCAACTTCCTATAAATCTATAAGaagatcttttattttattatttcaaaataaaaagttaaaaacatctCAAGCACAATCCTGCATTTCTTTTAAGTGCTCTATAAAAGCCTTCctttatctaatttttattttgagaaaaccctaccccactcccctccccacacacatacacactataaCACCTTGATTCTTGAGAGTTAGAACTACGGACttaggaaacatttttcttttccatcttaatttcttttttcttttttttaaagagagatttattgttgttccacttattttttaatgtattttattgatttttttacagagaggaagggagagggatagagagttagaaacatcaatgagagagaaacatcaatcagctgctccttgcacactccctactggggatgtgcccgtcaccaaggtacatgcccttgactggaatcgaacctgggacctttcagtctgcaggccgatgctctatccactgagccaaactggttagggcttaatttcttcattggggaaaaaaaagtcagaatgcatgttcccttcttttcttttaattaacaGATCTGATGTTTCGGATGCAACTATTTGGTTGATAATGCCTTGAGCAGACTGGGAAGATTCTACATCTGACTGAGCCAGCTCTTCTCCCtgtcatgaaaacaaaacaaaacagaaacatgttAAATTCCTTTTATGCCTTTGATATAAATAGAAGCATAAGGATAGGAAGGAGGGAGAGTTGTCTTGTGGTTCTGAAATAAGAGGCACCCAGTCATCACACAAAGCAAAGAGGTTCCTTTCAGCTCAGAGGGAGCTGTGCTTCTGGAGTTCAGAACCATGGAGAAattgacccaggaggtcagggactTGGAAGAATAACAATTCAGCTAGCTTCAGAGAGGGGCCAGTTTGAGTGGAATGTAGAAATGTGAACCATcttctccttcccacctccccaagTACACCAGAAGAGGAATTGAGAGAGCCTGAGCTCTTCAGTGTGAATAGGTGGTTGTAAGGGCAGGTTATAAAGGGAATTGGAAGAGAGCACTACTGAAGACTGTCAGCTTCCTGCCACtatctcctagaccaggggtcctcaaactatggcccgcgggccacatgcaaatacaaatattgtatttgttcccgttttgttttttttacttcaaaataagatatgtgcagtgtgcataggaatttgttcatagttttttttttttttaaactatagtccggccctccaacagtctgagggacagtgaactggacccctgtttaaaaagtttgaggacccctgtcctagaggCCCCATCTTGGTTTTCAGATTCTAAGTTTCTGGCTGAAACTTCTTCAGTACATCTTATCTGGCCCATGAAACCAAGCACTTGACTATAAACTGTCTCATATTATTTTGAGTCACAGAGgcctaggttcaaatcctagtCCTACCACCTACTAGCTATGTGATTTTGGGCAAGTTGTCCTAACCTCTCTGCCCCACAGTTTGCTCATCTATTAAGTGGGAGTAATACCTGCTTTACAGGGTTTGTAAAGTTTCTGGCCCCCAGCAGGTGCTTAGCAAATGTAACCCTTCTCTTCATTGTTTCTCAGGTGAAGGCCACATTACTCACTAGATTGGAAGTTCCTTGAGAGAGGTTCTTTCTGATCTCTAACCCCCGCCCGCCACCACCACAGTAACTAGCATAGGGTTGGGCACACAGCATGTGGTTAATGAGTCCTTGTTGGCGAGGCTAAATAGAGCTTTCCTGGCTACTTCAGTGATGTTAATGAAGATCCAGAAATAAGTATAAGGGAACATCAACAGTCCATTTCAAAGATATGGAGTTAACATGTTGAATTCTTTACTTCCTTGATACATTGTTATTATAAAACTGTCCATGTGATAAGGATTTTTTTTGTACAAATGTAATTTGTGACAAATATGTAGTCCAAGTAAAATTAGTGGCTTAAGAACCTTGACAAATTGGCTTCTTGATCAGTTTAGCACATGTGGAgtagtaaaaaaatcaattatagaCTGATGTGCTTATAAGCACAGAATTCAGaaggttatctatatatataaaagcctaagtgacccttatgACCGgatgaccggccagtagctatgacgcacactgaccaccagggggcagacactcaactcaggagctgccccttggtggtcaatgcattcccacagccaacctcccttggccgGCCAAccttccgtggtccctccccacagccagctggccccgataggtactgggtgagatggccctgatcatccCCGAACGccagccaggcggagggaccccacctgtgcatgaattcatgcaccagtcctctagttaaatatagaaaaataatctgaaattGACCAAGTCACATCTATACTCCAGTCATTGTCTTGAGACCATACTTCAGTCTACAGTCATTTGTGTGATCCAGTGGAAAGAGTAATGGATTCGGAAATGAAGAACAGAGCTATGGTCCCAGATTTagtcatccattcactcattcagccaacaaatatttactgagcgccTACCATGGGGCCAGGCTCTATGCTTCACAGACATGGCTCAGCTCTGCATGGAATTTCCTATCAGTAGCTGTGATCTATGGGAAGTCACTTCATCTCACTGGGTCTCATGTTCCCCGTCTATCAAATGGTGAcaaatctatttatataataatTATGAGAATTCTATGAAGAATGCAGGGGCCAGAGCCTTACAGACTGTGGATTGTTCTCTATTATTGTCTTCTATGTAATGGTTACTTGAATAACTTGTGATCATTTGAAAATTATGTCCAAAGTCTATTTCAAGGGGGCTGAGCATGTTCTGTCTGCTCAGTTTCCTTCCTTACATGTTGGCAGTGCCAACCAagaccagagtgagcagaagggacAGAAGGCCCTATTATATTGGGCTTATGTACTATATCAAAATGGCACTCCACTTTGTGTTCTCAAATGGATTGGATTTCAGACATGGTTCCTGTTAAATTGGCTCCCATTCAAGTTCTAGCCCTGggcacctgtgaatgtgaccttatttggaaatgggttAAGATGAGGTCTTTAAGGTGGGCCCTAAACCAATATGGCTGATGTCCTTATAAGGGAAATTTGGATATAGACACATATATAGAGAGAACACACAAAGACACAGAGGgaagaagaccatgtgaagatgaaggccaAGTTTGAAGTTATGCAACCACAAGCTAAGAATGCCAGGGGCTACCAGAagttggaagaggcaaggaaggatcctTTCCTGGAGGCTTCTGAGGGAGCATGGCCTTGCCACACCTTGATTTCAAATTAATAGCTTTtggaactgtgagagaataaatttcagcCACCCAGTtggtggtcatttgttacagcagccctaggaaagtTATATAGTCCCCAAAAGAAATAGCTTCACAACATACTTCTTTCTGCCCTCCATGTAGTCACGGTGCCCTCATTTTCTGTATGTGAATCCACATAAAAAATGATGCCTTCATCCTGGTGCTTAAAAATGTGGGTCTCCAGAATGGCCAATAAAGCTTGTGTGGAATACTGAATTCCATTTTATGTTGTTCAAATAAGTCAAAATGGAAGGCAAGAGTACCCTCCCACCCATTTACCACCTCTGTCTCAAGTTTGATGGAAAATAGTAAGAGAAGGCAGTCATGGGATCTACTGAGCAAACAGTTATTTTGGGAAAGTCATGTAGTCCATTTTGTGCCATGATAAAGGCCAGCGGGGCTTGCAGGAGAACCAACCTCATCCAAGGTGTTCAAACACTGCAAAGTATCATTGTGTTTTAGAGCCAAGCTACTAGCTTGTCTCCTAGACTCCACTCTTGCAGCCAACCAGAGGCTGCTGTCCTAGTGAAGGAGATGTCCCTTCTGTAGGACAAATGAATGAATCATATTAATCAATGcatatgtattattttgaaattttactaTTTGGCAACCACCATAGTAATTGATTCAGGCAAGTGTCATAAATGGATCCTAAAATGAGTGAAAGTTTGATGGGGAACATAATATTTATGTACTCTCAAAGTATCTTCTCATATATTAGTTATTAAGTACAAAGTGAAAAAAAGTATCTTTATAGTGGAAAGACCTGGCAGATATCATCTTAACCAAGTAATCAAAGTTAACACCACCCACAATCATGTACCTTTTTATGTTTTACTCCTGTCATAAATGCATAACTTCTCATTATGAGGGCATATCAGGCAAACCCAAATTAAGGGATGTTCTACAAAATAGCTGGCATGTACTCTTCTAAAGTATTGATGTAATGAAAGGCAAAGAAAGGTTGAAGACTGTACCAGATTTAAGGAGACTTCAGAGAAttaagagacatgacaactaaattcAATGTGTGATCCTAGAATGGATCAtggatcagaaaaataaaatagcaatgaaGGACATTCTTGGGACAATTAACAAAATTTGAATATGATCTGTATATTATATAATAGTGTACAGTATCAATGTTATATTTCTTGAATTTGTTAACTTTACTATGTATATATAACAGAATGTCCTTGTTCTTGGAAACACATTGAAGGGCAAAGGGAAATAAAGTCTGCAACTTACTCTCAACTGTTTcagaaaaaagtgtgtgtgtgtagagggagggagggaggagagagagagagagagagagagagagagagagagagagagagaggtaataaGATGCTAGCAACATGAATCTTTGTGAAGGGTATGTGAAAgttctttttgccatttttatataCAATTTTCTGAAAGTTGaaagtatttgaaatttttaaaaattaaatattttgagcATTTAACTATGTGCCCAATGCCATGTAAGCATGAGATATTCATAGAAGACAGGGTCTCGGTCCTTAATACAGGAGTTCACAACCTGGGGTGCACTGGACAAATAAAGAGACATCAGCACCCGGATTGGTAAATATAAGTAACTTGGACAAGGGCATGACCTCCATATTAGTTAGGATTGCCAATAATAGACTGTGAGGTAGGAAGAGAATGTGAAGTGATCATAAGAAACTAACGAAGTGATTTTTCAAGAACAGGATGAGCTTTACCAGCAATAAGGATAAGGTAGTATCCAATTAACACAACAGGATGGGGAGAGATTGTTGTTAATAGGAAAAATCCTGAGAACAGTACCAGGTCCCATAATAAAGGGAAATCAGTGAGGCAGTGCTGCTGTTTGAGAAGTTGATTGTGGAATGGGAATTTCCACTCAATTATGAGATACAAGAGCCAGGATAAGAAAGTACATTCATGTTCTAGCAAAGGCCTGGTGGGAGgtaacattttatcttttatttgaaaactttcATATTGtggaaaatttacaaaaataatgagAACAGCACTAGCTTAAACTGTGTGAAATTGCCAAAATGTGAcaattttttagttaaaaatggcaatttcatatttcaaatgaatatgAAGCCCATATCCCATCACTCTGCTTCAGCAATTATTGACACATGgtccatttcatttaatcccAAAACCCACCCATTATTCTGGAAAACCTGAGTTATTTGAAGTAAATCATGATGGGAGTTTTAGTTACTTTATTTTCTCAGTAAAGTATTCGAATGACTGAAAATTCAAAAGGCACATCACATTGTGCACCTTTACTATGTATAACTTTTGTCAACTTACACTTCCATAAAGTTGAAAAAAGGTACAAAACAAAAGGACAAGTGAAAAGTCCCCTTCCAAACCCTGTCACCTAGCCAACAGCTCTCCCTCATTGGAGGCAACTAGTattaagtttttttatgtatcCTTTCAAAGATGTTTTATGCATATGTTAGCAAAGAGATTGCAAACTACTCACAGTGATCTACAccttgcttctttcacttagcaaaatattttggaaatcatTCTATATCAAAACATAAAGAGCTTCCTCCTTTTTTCAGGTTACCTAGCATTTCATTTTTTGAGTCATACTTTAATAAAATCACTGTTGATGAActtttaggctgtttccaatctGTTGCCATTACAGACAGTGCTGCAATAACTTACCTTACACATTCATCTTGCACAAAAACAAGCAAGTGTATTTGTAACAGAAACTCCTCAAAGAGGAATCGCTATTTGAAAGGGAATgtgcatttgtaattttaatagatattgcaAAATTGCCCTCCATCAAGGTAGGAGTTATTTTAATGCTGTCTTTGCCCTTTTATCACCCACAGTTTCCTTGCTACTCTTTTCCACTTACTTCAAGGGCCCCCAGGGGACCACTGCAATATACAAACTCAGAAGCACTCATCCCTCTGACGTCAGCTTCCTAAGGGTATCCTTCTACTACTCTCTGGCCCCGACAGCCACCAGCCTGTTTTTCCTCCCCTCTCTTTTCCCAGAGGTCATGTGTAGCATgctggttttctttcttccttccaagTTAGCCTCATGACCAGCCGTTTTACTGTGCTAGTGTTGACCCCTGGACTTACTCTCCCATGACATTCTGTAGCACCTGCTCTGCCAATCCTTGGCCCTGTGAAAACTCCACCATccatccttccccctccccctgctcccaggcTGCTAACTTTTGCTGGAGAAGATCATGAAACTGGCTACACACAAAGCCAGGACAGCTAGCCTTATCAAGGCCCCAAGGGCTGGGAGGCAATACTTTCATACACTCTCAGGGACTGTTGCAaatcctccccctctcctcagatcccttgccccaccctcaccccaacccctcaGTGAAGGGTCTAGTTATGGATATCAATGCCAGAACACAGGTCACCTAACAGGAGCTCCCTCAATTCTCCCTTCTTTATCTTGTCCTTCCCTGTTTCTCTGCATTTTTGCTTATGCCTGCTCATCTCCCACCCCTCAGCCTCATGGGAACCAGGGTTGTCTCTTCCACTCGTGACCTTGACAGTAGGCTTTCTTGTCTTCTGCACTTACTCCAGGGACTATCCTCTTTCCCTCTGGGCAAGCTTTCCCCACCCATTAGTTTTTCCTCtcaatggaaaaacattttcCCCTGTGCCATTGTTCCATATTAccatcaaacttttaaaatttagtcaTCTTTAAAATTACACAAGTAATTCATACCTGCTGACTTCACTTACTCTTTCCCAGTCAGCCCCAAAATTTAACAGAAAAGTCAGGAAATAATAagccaaaagaagaaaataaaaccaccCACAACCCCACATCCAactgttaatattttgatgtattccTTTCCAGTCTTTTTATATGCACATATAAACatttgtatatctatatatatttttttcttacaaaagtGGATCATAGTATACATCCTGTTTTGTCATAATATATTTTAGACATTTCAACTTTGCTATATGAGTTGTCTAACCCTGGCTATGTAAATTAAGTTCTTCGAGTCCATTTCCTCCTGTGTAAAATGAGGACTATTTTAAGTAACTACCTCACAGGGCTGttatgaggattgaatgagataaaaatacataaaaacacatCACAGTTCCTGACACATAGCAAGTTGAATTAATGTTAGCTATTATGATCTTCCCACGTCAATAAATATAGCTCTACATAATAATTTAATGAGTTCTGTCACTGCTGTATCTAATAGGCATGACTAAAAGCACTGCAGTGACTCACCAACACATATTACTTTGGCACACGAACAAGTTTCTCTGTGGGATAAACTCCTAAAAGCAGAACTGCCACTCCAAAGGCTATgtgcatttgtaattttgatagaTACTGCCATATACCCCCCATCAAGTGGGAGTTACCATGATTTCTCTAACTTATTCTTTAAGGCTGCTTTAAATTTTTCACTGATACAAACCCAAACTATGAAAAACATTCTTACAACTAAATCTTTGCATAGGTCCATGATTATCAGGGCAGAGGAGAGAGTATGAGTAAGTGTTGAGATGGGGGAGCAAATGATGTGCATGGGAAACCACTCGTATCAGTGACACATAGAGAGGAGAATGACAAGAGTGAGGCTGAAAAAGACAATGGGACGAAATTCTGAAGGACTGTGAATGCCTCCATTATTCATTAATTCAGTCACCACATACTTAGAGACCACCTACAACAGACCAGACACTAGTTTAGACACCTTGTTCACTTAGTGAACAAAAAACAGTAAAAGGTTTCTGCCCTGGAgaagcttacattctagcagagagacaataaaaataactaaactaTAAAAAATGTTAGAAAGTGATTAAGTCctatagaataaagaaaaagtagagcAGGTTAAAAGGAACTAGGAAGGCTGGGAGTGGGAGatgttaataataattaatattaatattgtaCAGTACAATATTAAGTAGAGTGGCTGCTCCATTTTGGAGTTTGAACTTATTCTAGCAATGAGGAATCACTGGAGTAAGCATTCACTTACATCATCACCATCTTTGCCATATCCACATACATCCTGACACCTGATATCTAATGATTTTCTATAAATAAACTTACCATGCCCTATGTtagattaaatttatttcattttttaaatatatttttgttaatttcagagaggatgggagagggagaaagggatagaaataagaatgatgagagaatcatcgattagcttcctgcatgctccccactggagcatgtgccctgggcatctgtcctgaccgggaatcaaactatgacctcctggttcataggtcaatgctcaccactaaattattttaaaggaagctTTATAACACCAACATAAATGTAAATTCAGTATTGTATGCAATGAAGGTCCAGAAAGGAAGACTAGAGGGTACCTAGGACTGGCCTCTTTCTTTCAGAAACCAGcttgtaaataagaaaaataacagcAAGCCCTTTTCAAGTTATGTGCTTATTATTTCTCAGGTAGCTTAATGTTTTACATGtagctgaaattttattttaaaaactctatgaGGTAGTTACCATTAATTGTCCCCATTTGTTTAGGAGGAACTTGAGCAAGTGATTAACCCTCCACAGCTCCAGTATCCTCCCAAATAAATGAGGACAATAATGGGGATACTAGTATAGGAGAGTAGGGTCCATGGCTTCTGCCCACTCCATGTCATTCTTGGAGGACAAGAAGGGGACAGAAGCTCCCAGCTACTTCATCGTCTGACCACTGCCTCCCAAATTCCAATGATTAAGATTAGAACTACAGtactgctttaaaataaccccccacccccagagttaAATTTATTGGTCACTTTAATTTTCCTGTGAAATTTAATCAGAATGTTCAAATTTATTTCCGACTTGATAGGATAGAAGTTTAAAAATGCACCTTTGGAGCATCGGTTCTGGCTTCTTTTGGAAGAGGGCAGACATGGGTAGATtacagtggggaggggaaggttgGCACTTGGGCAGCTAGAGGGAAAGAGGCAGCAGAAAGCAAGGtaggaagaaatgaaagacaaACTGTATCAACTTCAGTTATCTCTAATTCAAGTCCCTTGGgggaaagaagcaaaataaagtaCAGCAAATAATACATCGCTAGAGAGATAGTGCCTAGGCTCTGTTACTGTGCTTAGTCTCTCAAAGCATACTACTGCTATTCAACTTCCTGAGAAATGtgctttgtttctttaaaaaaaaacaacaccaaaaaacaaaaacaagtcatTTTGCCTGGCCAtcatggcacagtggttgagcatcgacctatgaaccagaaggtcatggttcgattcctggtcagggcacatgcctgggttgtggattcaatcaggaggcagccgatcaatgactgtctctcatcattgatgtttctatctccttctccctgtccgttcctttctgaaataaatagatatattttaaaaagtcattttcatTAATAGAAAATAACATGGGACTTTGAACCACTCAACTGAAGACATTTGAACTAGAAATATGTCTTTCCCTGGTTTCAGTTAACACTGAATAATAAGAATTCCACAAAGTCACACAGATGAATCCAGGTTCCCTGAAAGGTTTACAAACAAGAAAAGTTCAATTTAATATAGTAATCCTGGATTGTGAACACCAGTGCTGTCCTTCAATATTTGATTTATAAAGGGAAGATGAGCCCTTGTATAgagtaaataatattttaaatagcttAGAGAAAATTGGAGGCTAAAGGAAACTTCtcatggaaacaaaaaaaatctagaagCAGAAGGAGTTAGCATCTCTGGTGCAGAGCAGGCATTGCCCAATGACCCCACATAACCCATAAATGTAATGTGTTATGTGGGTACTATGTCATAGAGGAAAACAGTATTGGATCTGTTTGGTGCAGACCATCTATGATGGGATAGAAATCCTCAAAGGCAAGCATACTACCCCTGGTTTACACAGTTTAGGAAAGGAGACATCCTTTAGTTGATAACCTGGTGAAGGCACCACCACATTTTCTAGTACACA
The sequence above is a segment of the Myotis daubentonii chromosome X, mMyoDau2.1, whole genome shotgun sequence genome. Coding sequences within it:
- the LOC132225175 gene encoding P2R1A-PPP2R2A-interacting phosphatase regulator 1-like isoform X2; protein product: MDLITKEAMNEWEIQTTIQIHQSWEEKVNLGEELAQSDVESSQSAQGIINQIVASETSDLLIKRKEGNMHSDFFFPNEEIKP
- the LOC132225175 gene encoding P2R1A-PPP2R2A-interacting phosphatase regulator 1-like isoform X1; translation: MTQHCLEEGMDLITKEAMNEWEIQTTIQIHQSWEEKVNLGEELAQSDVESSQSAQGIINQIVASETSDLLIKRKEGNMHSDFFFPNEEIKP